The following are encoded together in the cyanobiont of Ornithocercus magnificus genome:
- a CDS encoding oxidoreductase: MHLTIVGCGYVGMALARHLQERRPKLRLTLTTTQNDRRAELDPLADQVVVCEAQSQLGLYEALNGCDIAVFSFGPAGNHQVDEAGYRHIFIDSFACLDKLLPELATLKQLIYTSSCSVYGDARGSWVDEATPPNPRDDLGAVILESERLLQSMASSSRRVCLLRLGALHGLSRDLKRRFRSLAGQKWNSDGQEYTNWIHVDDVAGVLTAAIDGNWSGVVNVVDNTPISMSELLDSTLQQQGLEPIQWSKEVRGSICNRRICNARLHKLGYQLIHPSTAPTIGSVNVCGDPKRLRP, translated from the coding sequence ATGCATCTGACAATTGTAGGTTGCGGTTATGTGGGGATGGCACTAGCCCGTCACCTGCAGGAGCGCCGGCCCAAACTACGACTAACTCTGACAACAACCCAGAATGATCGTCGGGCCGAGCTCGATCCATTGGCAGACCAAGTTGTAGTGTGTGAAGCCCAGAGCCAACTTGGTCTGTACGAGGCACTAAATGGCTGTGATATAGCTGTTTTCAGCTTTGGTCCAGCGGGCAACCACCAAGTGGATGAGGCCGGCTACCGTCACATCTTCATCGACAGCTTTGCTTGTCTGGACAAATTGCTACCTGAGCTGGCCACACTAAAGCAACTTATTTATACAAGTAGCTGTTCGGTGTACGGTGATGCTCGTGGATCCTGGGTGGATGAAGCCACACCACCTAATCCACGTGATGACTTAGGTGCTGTGATATTAGAAAGTGAGCGGTTGCTTCAGTCGATGGCCTCAAGTTCACGGCGGGTTTGCTTGCTTCGCTTAGGTGCACTGCACGGACTAAGTCGAGATCTGAAACGACGCTTTAGGTCATTAGCAGGACAGAAATGGAATAGTGACGGCCAAGAATACACTAACTGGATTCATGTTGACGATGTAGCAGGAGTTCTCACAGCAGCTATTGATGGTAACTGGAGCGGCGTAGTAAATGTAGTCGATAATACACCGATCTCTATGTCAGAATTGTTAGATAGTACCTTACAACAACAGGGTCTGGAGCCAATTCAGTGGAGCAAAGAAGTGCGAGGGAGCATATGTAACCGCCGCATATGTAACGCCCGGTTACATAAATTGGGCTATCAGCTAATCCATCCGAGTACAGCACCAACTATCGGCAGTGTAAATGTATGTGGTGACCCAAAGAGACTAAGACCATGA